In one Silene latifolia isolate original U9 population chromosome 10, ASM4854445v1, whole genome shotgun sequence genomic region, the following are encoded:
- the LOC141607491 gene encoding disease resistance RPP13-like protein 4: MLGEFIKYDPENKSGYEDLVLEVCGLQYRKQASGFAVVVPPLNAGSSVDDHPDEAEFESAYSKLSEEEQKRLCCFLLFPAEAEIKKREIIHCWIGMRFMDSMDAEHLLAKFVSVGLIERTFLYKKILNRYRMPISVRSCLLGRQTNPLAQIKNDGSWSILHHQKMGNLDETEPMRRSLLRRMTMVGSPPPDPSAISDGNTDPEALLNVSQTTLNAARFKTMSGMEKLRVVHLGRWHQDSKEYIVVEDIEAFKYLRNLSNVAFLSLEGVSGIVKLPESVYDLRLLKVLDLRACNNLETLPPGIKSLDLTILDLSGCYLLDHVPLGITSLTNLQQLKGFVINNDQLQQKPNGRTKRKTKEKGKRTAASSPCSFGELSKLEKLRKLTILTRKMNFPTPQDFETLCELENLSCLRITWVGNSTTEVPPDSDDLGMFPSSLEKLELQAAPNPIASRLLSLISQDTENCGLEKLYLRGGGLRELKHFFPQPTIVRLRYLPQLQINWDDFIKLFPNLKRLEVLGCPNLALFPCDENGIWENTQ; encoded by the coding sequence atgcttggggaattcatTAAATACGACCCAGAAAATAAATCTGGGTATGAAGATCTTGTGCTTGAGGTGTGTGGCTTACAGTACCGGAAGCAAGCTTCTGGTTTCGCTGTTGTGGTGCCTCCATTAAATGCGGGATCCTCCGTGGATGACCACCCTGACGAAGCCGAGTTTGAATCGGCATATAGTAAGCTCTCCGAGGAAGAGCAGAAACGTCTATGCTGCTTCCTGTTGTTCCCAGCTGAAGCTGAAATAAAGAAGCGAGAAATAATCCACTGTTGGATTGGTATGCGCTTCATGGATTCAATGGACGCGGAACATCTTTTAGCCAAGTTTGTGTCAGTTGGGCTTATCGAGCGGACTTTCTTATATAAGAAGATACTCAATCGATACAGGATGCCCATAAGTGTTCGGTCCTGCCTATTGGGTCGACAAACAAACCCGTTGGCTCAGATAAAAAATGACGGGTCTTGGTCTATTTTGCATCACCAAAAGATGGGAAATTTGGATGAGACCGAGCCCATGAGAAGATCACTCCTTCGAAGAATGACAATGGTCGGATCTCCTCCACCGGATCCATCTGCGATCTCTGATGGTAATACGGATCCTGAAGCGTTGCTTAATGTGAGCCAGACCACTTTGAATGCTGCACGATTTAAGACTATGTCGGGGATGGAGAAGCTTAGGGTCGTGCACCTTGGTAGATGGCATCAGGATTCAAAGGAATATATAGTGGTGGAAGACATTGAGGCCTTTAAGTATCTCAGGAATTTGTCAAACGTGGCATTTTTAAGTCTTGAAGGAGTATCAGGCATAGTGAAACTACCCGAATCAGTATACGATCTCCGACTGTTGAAGGTGTTAGATTTGCGGGCTTGTAACAACTTAGAGACGCTCCCACCGGGCATCAAGTCATTAGATCTTACCATCCTGGACTTGTCCGGGTGTTACCTTCTCGATCATGTCCCCCTCGGAATCACTTCGTTAACCAATCTCCAGCAGCTCAAGGGTTTCGTCATCAACAACGACCAGCTCCAACAGaaaccaaatggaagaacaaagcggaaaacaaaagaaaaagggaaacgtACAGCCGCCTCATCTCCATGTTCATTTGGTGAGTTGTCAAAACTTGAGAAACTTCGAAAATTGACAATTCTTACCAGGAAAATGAATTTTCCTACGCCACAGGATTTTGAAACATTGTGTGAATTGGAAAATCTCAGTTGTCTAAGAATTACCTGGGTGGGGAATTCCACCACGGAAGTCCCCCCTGATAGCGATGACCTTGGAATGTTTCCATCCTCCCTAGAAAAACTAGAGCTCCAGGCCGCACCCAACCCCATAGCCTCACGGCTGCTTAGCCTAATTAGTCAAGACACGGAAAACTGTGGCCTGGAGAAACTCTACTTGAGAGGAGGAGGATTGAGAGAGCTCAAGCATTTCTTCCCGCAACCAACAATTGTGCGTCTCCGTTACTTGCCCCAACTCCAGATTAACTGGGATGATTTTATCAAGTTATTCCCAAACTTGAAGCGTCTAGAAGTGCTAGGGTGCCCTAATCTAGCATTATTCCCATGTGATGAGAATGGTATTTGGGAGAACACTCAATGA
- the LOC141607492 gene encoding uncharacterized protein LOC141607492: MVGDKALLKVSPMRGVIRFGKREKSSPKFIGPYEILDRVGGVVYQLALPPSLDRVHNMFHASQLRKYVSDTSHVLGAENIELDEVLTYVEIPKEILDRKVRKTRNGETVFLKVLWSNHNVDEATWEPEESMRE; encoded by the coding sequence ATGGTAGGTGACAAGgcccttttgaaagtgtcacctatgcgaggagtGATTAGGTTTGGCAAGAGAGAAAAGTCGAGTCCGAAGTTTATCGGCCCTTATGAGATTCTAGATCGAGTAGGTGGAGTAGTTTATCAGCTTGCTTTACCACCATCGCTTGATCGGGTCCACAACATGTTTCATGCATCacaactccggaagtatgtgagtgatacGTCACATGTACTTGGGGCTGAGAACATCGAGCTAGATGAGGTTCTAACTTATGtagagattcctaaggagatcttAGATCGTaaagtacgcaagacaaggaatggtgaaaccGTCTTTCTtaaggtactttggtctaatcacaatgtggacgAGGCCACTTGGGAACCGGAGGAGTCTATGAGAGAGTGA